From Companilactobacillus heilongjiangensis, one genomic window encodes:
- a CDS encoding aminotransferase class I/II-fold pyridoxal phosphate-dependent enzyme gives MTKWDAAFPDKLKEVIKETDQMIAPKLAEIDEQVLDNQNKVLEAFRKESVDESSLLGTTGYGDDDRGRDQLEAVYADVFKTEAALVRPQFVSGTHTLATALFGLLRPGDNLLYVTGEPYDTMQEVIGIAGNKRGSLIDYKIGFDSVKMDGDKVDFDLMKQKIKEQNPKVIAIQRSRGYSTRKSLTVKEIAEIIKQVKAVTDAIIFVDNCYGEFSEEIEPTEVGADLMAGSLIKNAGGGLAKVGGYIVGKKDLVELASYRLTAPGIGASEGATIDRQSEMFQGFFLAPRVTGNAIKGAIFEAAIFEKLGLNVSPKWNDDRTDLIQTIEFGDPDKMVQFAKMVQQFSPIDSDVSPIPSEMSGYEDKVVMAAGTFVSGASIEFSCDGPMRAPYIIYIQGGLTYEHVKIAISNACKELFF, from the coding sequence ATGACTAAGTGGGATGCAGCATTTCCAGATAAATTGAAGGAAGTAATTAAAGAAACAGACCAGATGATTGCTCCAAAGCTGGCTGAAATTGATGAACAAGTTTTAGACAACCAAAACAAGGTTCTAGAGGCTTTTCGTAAAGAGAGTGTCGATGAGTCGAGTTTGTTAGGAACAACTGGCTATGGGGACGATGATCGTGGTCGTGACCAATTGGAAGCTGTTTATGCGGATGTATTCAAAACTGAGGCTGCTTTAGTTAGACCACAGTTTGTTTCAGGTACACATACGTTAGCAACAGCCTTATTTGGACTATTGCGTCCAGGAGACAACCTTTTGTATGTTACTGGCGAACCTTATGACACAATGCAAGAAGTTATTGGTATAGCTGGTAATAAGCGTGGTTCATTGATTGATTACAAGATTGGCTTTGATTCTGTCAAGATGGATGGGGATAAAGTTGACTTTGATTTAATGAAGCAAAAAATTAAGGAACAAAATCCAAAAGTAATTGCTATTCAAAGATCTCGTGGCTATTCAACTCGTAAGAGCTTAACAGTAAAAGAAATTGCTGAAATCATCAAGCAAGTTAAGGCTGTAACTGATGCAATTATTTTTGTTGATAATTGTTACGGTGAATTTTCAGAAGAGATTGAACCAACTGAAGTTGGCGCTGACTTGATGGCAGGTTCATTGATCAAGAACGCTGGTGGTGGTTTAGCTAAAGTTGGTGGCTATATCGTTGGTAAGAAAGATTTAGTTGAATTAGCAAGTTATCGTTTAACAGCTCCTGGTATCGGGGCTTCTGAGGGTGCCACAATTGACCGTCAATCAGAAATGTTCCAAGGCTTCTTCCTAGCTCCTAGAGTGACTGGAAATGCCATTAAGGGTGCAATTTTTGAAGCAGCCATCTTTGAAAAACTTGGTTTGAACGTTTCACCTAAGTGGAATGATGACCGGACTGATTTGATTCAAACAATCGAATTTGGCGATCCAGATAAGATGGTGCAATTTGCTAAAATGGTTCAACAATTCTCACCAATTGATTCCGACGTTTCACCTATTCCTAGTGAGATGTCAGGGTATGAGGATAAAGTTGTTATGGCAGCCGGAACATTTGTCTCAGGAGCAAGTATCGAGTTCTCCTGTGATGGTCCAATGCGTGCACCATATATCATTTATATTCAAGGTGGCCTAACTTACGAGCACGTAAAGATTGCCATTTCTAATGCATGTAAGGAATTATTCTTCTAG
- the xseA gene encoding exodeoxyribonuclease VII large subunit, producing MDNEQYLTVTALSQYLKRKFDVDPYLGHVYLMGEISNFRMRPKAHQYFSLKDDKAKISAIMFRSSFEKVKFQPEEGMQVLVQGRISLYEPSGSYQIYIDSMEPAGLGALYLAFEQLKKKLAQQGVFDLPKKPIPQFPKRIAVVTSQSGAVIHDIMTTVGRRYPIVQLVLYPAQVQGDEAATTIVRQIKRINEAGNFDTIIIGRGGGSIEDLWPFNEEIVAQAIVESQIPVISSVGHETDTTIADLVADLRAATPTAAAELATPVLTDVLEHLQDLHTRLYSAQNNIIANYQQKLQTLSQNVFLQHPERIYEVYLQKVDFLKDKLQQNTQNILSRSKNTLVQDANRLVRVSPREQIYSYGNQVNRNYQILINNVNKIINKNRNIFNSQVATLDSLSPLKTLSRGYAIPTGKNGKVLRDVTDYQVGDSVDLRVKHGNVKLITKEVSEDNNG from the coding sequence ATGGATAATGAGCAATATTTAACAGTTACCGCTTTAAGCCAATATTTGAAGAGAAAATTTGACGTGGACCCTTATTTGGGCCACGTCTATTTGATGGGTGAGATTTCCAATTTTCGGATGCGTCCGAAGGCTCATCAATATTTTTCTTTGAAAGATGATAAGGCTAAAATTTCGGCAATCATGTTTCGAAGTAGTTTTGAAAAAGTTAAGTTTCAACCCGAAGAAGGCATGCAAGTTCTTGTTCAGGGACGGATTTCACTGTATGAACCAAGTGGTTCGTATCAAATCTATATTGATTCGATGGAACCAGCTGGATTAGGTGCATTGTATCTAGCGTTTGAACAGTTGAAAAAGAAATTGGCTCAGCAGGGTGTGTTTGATTTGCCCAAGAAGCCAATTCCTCAGTTCCCTAAGCGAATTGCCGTTGTGACAAGTCAATCTGGGGCCGTTATTCACGATATTATGACGACTGTGGGTCGACGTTACCCAATCGTGCAATTAGTTTTGTATCCGGCACAAGTGCAAGGTGATGAAGCTGCCACAACAATTGTTCGTCAAATTAAGCGAATCAATGAAGCTGGCAATTTCGATACGATCATTATTGGTCGTGGTGGTGGTTCAATTGAAGACTTGTGGCCTTTCAATGAAGAAATCGTTGCACAAGCTATTGTTGAAAGTCAGATACCGGTAATTAGTTCAGTTGGTCATGAGACCGATACGACAATTGCTGATTTAGTAGCTGACTTACGCGCTGCAACACCGACAGCTGCTGCTGAACTGGCAACTCCAGTTTTGACTGATGTTTTGGAACACCTACAAGATCTCCATACGAGACTTTACAGTGCACAAAACAATATCATAGCTAACTACCAGCAAAAGCTACAAACACTGTCTCAGAATGTCTTTTTACAACATCCAGAGCGAATATACGAAGTGTATCTACAGAAAGTTGATTTTCTGAAAGATAAATTGCAACAGAACACACAAAATATTTTGAGTCGTTCGAAAAATACTTTGGTGCAAGATGCTAATCGTTTGGTCCGTGTTTCGCCACGTGAACAAATTTATAGCTATGGCAACCAAGTTAACCGTAATTATCAAATTTTAATCAATAATGTAAACAAAATAATCAATAAAAACCGTAATATCTTTAACAGCCAAGTTGCAACGCTCGATTCACTCAGTCCTTTAAAGACGTTGAGTCGTGGTTATGCAATTCCGACTGGTAAGAATGGAAAAGTTTTACGAGATGTAACGGACTATCAAGTTGGCGATTCAGTCGATTTGAGAGTTAAACATGGTAACGTCAAGTTAATAACCAAAGAAGTAAGCGAGGATAATAATGGCTGA
- a CDS encoding bifunctional 5,10-methylenetetrahydrofolate dehydrogenase/5,10-methenyltetrahydrofolate cyclohydrolase, whose translation MKLLEGKKVAAALDETMAQRVSDLKKKGVTPGLAVILVGDNSASAVYVRNKKRRAEKLGINFQLIHFEDTVSEQELLEKIDELNNDQTVDGFIVQLPVPDHIDEDKVIEAIDPHKDVDGFTPISVGNLWIGTPLTKPATASGILMMLDHYDVDLDGKNVVIVGRSNIVGKPTAALMLDRNATVTITHSHTKNLKEITSKADVLVVAIGKAKFITQDYVKDQAIVIDVGMDRDENGKLCGDVDFEDVKNKAAMMTPVPGGVGPMTITALVDQVIELAEGRANG comes from the coding sequence GTGAAATTATTAGAAGGTAAGAAAGTAGCAGCAGCTTTAGATGAAACAATGGCACAACGTGTGTCTGATTTGAAGAAAAAGGGCGTAACACCTGGTCTAGCGGTTATCTTAGTTGGTGATAATAGTGCCAGCGCTGTGTATGTTCGCAATAAGAAGCGTCGTGCTGAGAAATTGGGTATTAACTTTCAATTGATTCACTTCGAAGACACTGTTTCCGAACAGGAATTATTGGAAAAAATCGATGAACTAAACAATGACCAAACAGTTGATGGTTTTATCGTTCAATTACCAGTTCCAGACCATATTGATGAAGATAAAGTTATTGAAGCAATTGATCCCCACAAGGACGTTGATGGATTTACACCAATCAGTGTCGGGAATCTTTGGATTGGCACACCACTTACTAAGCCAGCCACTGCTTCAGGTATTTTGATGATGTTGGATCACTACGATGTTGACCTTGATGGCAAAAATGTCGTTATCGTTGGTCGTAGCAATATTGTTGGAAAGCCAACTGCTGCTTTAATGTTGGATCGTAATGCCACTGTTACGATTACACATTCTCATACTAAGAACCTCAAAGAAATTACAAGTAAGGCTGATGTGCTAGTTGTAGCCATTGGAAAAGCTAAATTCATTACTCAAGATTACGTTAAAGACCAAGCTATTGTGATCGATGTCGGAATGGACCGAGACGAGAACGGTAAACTTTGTGGCGACGTTGATTTTGAAGATGTGAAGAATAAAGCTGCCATGATGACGCCAGTTCCTGGTGGTGTTGGTCCAATGACAATCACTGCCCTTGTGGATCAAGTGATTGAATTAGCCGAAGGCAGGGCAAATGGATAA
- a CDS encoding Asp23/Gls24 family envelope stress response protein: MAEQKYVSLQQDSGKINGNVEISHQVIEILLGIATNQVDGVYEMRGTISSRIDSLFGRINHGKGVDVSFDEGKISASVYVYLDYGVSIPKVSLEIQKSAIEQLEFMTDLDLSEINVHVVGLIAKKESGEIERVTTDKKE, encoded by the coding sequence ATGGCTGAACAAAAATATGTTTCTCTACAACAAGATAGTGGAAAAATAAACGGTAATGTTGAAATATCACATCAAGTTATTGAGATCCTGCTAGGGATTGCTACAAACCAAGTTGATGGCGTCTACGAAATGCGTGGAACTATTTCAAGTCGAATTGATTCGCTTTTCGGCCGTATCAACCATGGTAAAGGCGTTGATGTGTCATTTGATGAGGGTAAAATATCCGCTAGTGTCTATGTATATCTAGATTATGGCGTATCGATTCCTAAGGTGTCCTTGGAGATCCAAAAATCAGCCATTGAACAGCTTGAATTCATGACCGATTTAGACTTAAGTGAAATTAATGTGCATGTTGTTGGCTTGATTGCTAAGAAAGAATCTGGCGAAATAGAACGTGTAACAACTGATAAAAAGGAATAA
- the rpmA gene encoding 50S ribosomal protein L27 yields the protein MLKMNLQFFSHHKGGGSTSNGRNSAGRRLGAKRADGQAITAGSIIYRQRGTKIHPGTNVGRGGDDTLFALTDGVVKFERLGKDKRKVSVY from the coding sequence ATGCTTAAGATGAATTTACAATTTTTCTCTCACCATAAAGGTGGTGGATCAACAAGTAACGGCCGTAACTCTGCAGGTCGTAGATTAGGTGCTAAGCGTGCTGATGGCCAAGCTATCACAGCTGGCTCAATTATTTACAGACAACGTGGTACAAAGATTCACCCTGGTACAAACGTTGGTCGCGGTGGAGACGACACATTGTTCGCTCTTACTGACGGCGTTGTTAAGTTCGAAAGACTTGGCAAAGACAAGAGAAAAGTTTCAGTATATTAA
- a CDS encoding exodeoxyribonuclease VII small subunit codes for MAEKKTFEENLADLEAIVSNLESGNVPLEEAMEKFKTGVTLSKELEKTLSDAEATVTKIMTKDGQEINMKNDQDEGKD; via the coding sequence ATGGCTGAAAAGAAAACATTTGAAGAAAATTTAGCTGATCTAGAGGCAATCGTTTCCAACCTCGAATCTGGTAATGTTCCATTGGAAGAGGCCATGGAGAAGTTCAAGACGGGTGTTACTTTGAGTAAAGAACTCGAAAAGACTTTGAGTGATGCTGAAGCAACTGTAACCAAGATCATGACTAAAGATGGTCAAGAGATCAACATGAAAAATGATCAAGACGAAGGTAAAGATTAG
- the rplU gene encoding 50S ribosomal protein L21 produces the protein MYAIIKTGGKQYKVEENASIYVEKLDVKEGDAVTFDDVILVSDGDDIKIGSPVVEGASVSGKVEKQGKEKKVVTYKYKPKKHSHKKTGHRQPYTKVLIDSIKA, from the coding sequence ATGTACGCAATTATTAAAACTGGTGGTAAGCAATATAAAGTTGAAGAAAATGCTTCAATTTATGTTGAAAAGCTTGATGTCAAAGAAGGGGACGCAGTTACATTTGATGATGTAATTCTAGTTTCTGACGGAGACGATATTAAGATTGGTAGCCCTGTTGTTGAAGGCGCTAGTGTTTCTGGTAAGGTTGAAAAACAAGGTAAGGAAAAGAAAGTTGTTACTTACAAGTACAAACCTAAGAAGCATTCACACAAGAAGACAGGTCACCGTCAACCATATACAAAGGTACTTATCGATAGTATCAAGGCTTAA
- a CDS encoding peptidoglycan recognition protein family protein yields MMAEFNIDKTYMLSENEGSSQRTANNLIVLHETTNVGAKNNAIYFKNNINTAQTYTQFVVGDGGKIYQVGAEGYVAWGAGSYANANAPVQIELARTYDKATFEKDYAIFIKLARAKAKQFGIPVELDTANQRGIKTHYWISKNIWGSHVDPVQSYLQPTWGISQEQLARDIANGIGETVVEPVPQTPKRGQITIKHGPVTGIAGWNSKGEIIPGSNSKLVNASSWKAVGIKNINGLPMYQIAADEFVPKKYTDQAGLVTINNINGVSPINSKGEKMKKVFKDLSQWKIEDRLYRINGRDYFKVATDEYVDCFNTIGGENK; encoded by the coding sequence ATGATGGCAGAGTTTAATATTGATAAAACATATATGCTTAGTGAAAATGAAGGGTCCAGTCAAAGGACAGCTAATAATTTAATTGTGCTTCATGAGACTACCAATGTTGGTGCCAAGAACAATGCCATTTATTTTAAAAATAATATTAATACTGCTCAGACGTACACTCAGTTTGTCGTTGGGGATGGCGGTAAAATTTATCAGGTTGGTGCTGAAGGGTACGTCGCTTGGGGAGCCGGCAGTTACGCTAATGCCAATGCACCAGTTCAAATAGAGTTGGCGCGAACTTATGATAAAGCTACATTTGAAAAAGATTATGCGATATTCATTAAGCTCGCTCGGGCTAAAGCTAAGCAATTTGGTATTCCCGTTGAGCTTGATACGGCCAATCAAAGGGGTATTAAGACTCACTATTGGATTTCTAAAAATATTTGGGGTTCGCATGTTGATCCCGTCCAAAGTTATTTACAGCCAACTTGGGGAATTAGTCAGGAACAATTGGCTAGGGATATTGCTAATGGCATCGGTGAAACTGTAGTCGAACCTGTACCACAGACGCCTAAGCGAGGTCAGATAACTATTAAACATGGTCCAGTGACTGGGATTGCGGGATGGAATTCTAAAGGTGAAATTATTCCTGGTTCGAATAGTAAGCTGGTGAATGCTTCAAGTTGGAAGGCGGTTGGTATTAAGAATATTAATGGATTGCCGATGTACCAGATTGCTGCGGATGAATTTGTACCTAAGAAATATACTGATCAGGCTGGTTTAGTTACTATTAATAATATCAACGGCGTTTCACCAATTAATTCTAAAGGTGAGAAAATGAAGAAAGTATTTAAAGACTTATCGCAATGGAAGATTGAAGATAGGCTGTATCGAATCAATGGACGTGATTATTTTAAAGTGGCTACTGATGAGTATGTGGATTGTTTTAATACTATCGGTGGTGAGAACAAATAA
- the nusB gene encoding transcription antitermination factor NusB gives MISRHKIRELAVQSLFSIETTQDTPEVAIASTMQLCDLTDETVPDYLTFLVSGTIEHQDELDEKIATHLKNKWTVKRLSRIDRVILRAGLFEMENSLEVPKKVAIDEAIEIAGDFGDKDSKSFVNGILSNFVEG, from the coding sequence GTGATAAGTAGACATAAGATCAGAGAACTCGCAGTTCAATCACTATTTTCCATTGAAACCACTCAGGACACTCCAGAGGTTGCCATCGCATCTACCATGCAATTATGCGATTTGACTGACGAAACTGTTCCTGATTATTTAACATTCTTAGTTTCTGGCACAATTGAACATCAGGATGAACTTGATGAAAAAATTGCGACTCATCTAAAGAACAAGTGGACAGTTAAAAGACTGTCCCGTATTGACCGTGTAATTTTACGCGCTGGTTTATTTGAAATGGAAAACAGTTTAGAAGTGCCAAAGAAAGTTGCAATCGATGAAGCTATCGAAATTGCTGGCGACTTTGGCGACAAGGACTCTAAGTCCTTCGTTAATGGTATTCTATCTAATTTTGTAGAAGGGTAA
- a CDS encoding type 1 glutamine amidotransferase domain-containing protein, protein MKKILVVETNKTQYGYHPEATGLWLGEATEFVKVVQDAGFSVDYISPKGGYVPIDPRSFKYASPDDLQMYQDPDFQKRALATTLSPSEIDPRDYQAIYYTGGHGVMWDFPYDENLQKISLEIYQNDGFLTSVCHGISGLLYIKDDQGQYLIRHKHITGFTNAEEQLSGKKKYVPFLNEEVAKLHGAIFSKKRPYSEYALADGQFITGQNPFSPAAVGKILVKKLQ, encoded by the coding sequence ATGAAGAAGATTCTGGTTGTGGAAACTAATAAAACACAATATGGTTATCATCCAGAAGCCACAGGACTTTGGTTAGGCGAGGCAACGGAGTTCGTTAAGGTCGTTCAGGATGCTGGCTTTTCAGTTGATTACATTAGTCCCAAGGGTGGTTACGTGCCAATTGATCCGCGAAGTTTTAAATATGCTTCACCGGATGATTTACAAATGTATCAGGATCCGGATTTTCAGAAGCGTGCTTTGGCTACTACACTCAGTCCAAGTGAAATTGACCCACGTGATTATCAGGCTATTTACTATACTGGCGGTCATGGAGTGATGTGGGATTTTCCATATGATGAGAATTTGCAAAAAATTAGTTTAGAAATTTATCAAAATGATGGTTTCCTAACTTCTGTTTGTCATGGAATTTCTGGATTGCTGTATATCAAAGACGATCAGGGACAATATTTGATCAGACACAAGCACATCACTGGTTTCACTAATGCTGAGGAGCAATTGAGCGGCAAGAAGAAGTATGTGCCATTTTTGAATGAGGAAGTAGCCAAACTTCATGGAGCAATTTTTTCGAAAAAACGTCCTTATTCAGAGTATGCTTTAGCTGATGGACAATTTATTACTGGTCAAAATCCATTTTCACCCGCAGCTGTCGGAAAAATATTAGTTAAAAAACTGCAATAA
- a CDS encoding ribosomal-processing cysteine protease Prp: protein MIRASFHQNSDQKIDSFLIKGHADSGPYGQDLVCAAVSAVTIGTINNLEKLTGASPQVVMDEVNGGHLGCQFDKAISHDTALLLDNLFWILKDIEGSYSKNIEVQVQKNKIDLD from the coding sequence ATGATTAGAGCTAGTTTTCACCAGAATTCAGATCAAAAAATTGATTCCTTTTTAATTAAAGGACATGCCGATTCGGGACCTTATGGTCAAGATTTAGTTTGTGCTGCTGTTTCAGCGGTAACAATTGGGACAATCAACAATCTGGAGAAACTCACTGGGGCCAGTCCTCAGGTGGTCATGGATGAAGTAAACGGTGGGCATCTCGGATGCCAATTTGACAAAGCGATATCACACGATACTGCCTTGTTATTGGATAACCTGTTTTGGATCCTTAAGGATATTGAAGGCAGTTATTCCAAAAACATTGAAGTTCAAGTACAAAAAAATAAGATAGATCTTGATTAG
- a CDS encoding cation diffusion facilitator family transporter — translation MEEQSKHRQEEQRIWKKMQKEELQRLRSAQHHLWFNVSAYLLISVIEYYLAIVGHSQTLRADALNNLAGIISAVLLLIGIFIARDTDDDDFMGQPLPDDLTQSGQKLQLSRFHYETVFTLITGIIMIGISANVMYTGLMSLLGKTKMDVPQPITLVGAGIATVIMLVVWWFNRAGGRKLQNAALTAAAQDSLSDALTSVGTFIAIAGALLFKVVWLDGVASIAVGIFILTSGIKIFRESSLNLADYFDPKVEEQFKQAIEKYPEVVRVVDLNASYNGNMVTLDVTIAVNAHMEVKDSYRLGERIEAQMRRQFGIVDTDVMAVPALIK, via the coding sequence ATGGAAGAACAATCGAAACATCGTCAAGAGGAACAAAGGATTTGGAAGAAGATGCAAAAGGAGGAGTTACAACGGCTTCGTAGCGCCCAGCATCATCTTTGGTTCAATGTTTCAGCGTATTTATTAATATCAGTGATTGAGTATTATTTAGCTATTGTGGGGCATTCACAGACTTTACGAGCTGATGCATTAAATAATTTGGCTGGTATCATCTCAGCTGTTTTACTACTAATTGGGATTTTTATTGCTCGTGATACCGATGATGATGACTTCATGGGTCAACCGCTGCCGGATGATCTAACACAGAGTGGTCAAAAATTACAGTTATCAAGATTTCACTATGAGACTGTTTTTACTTTAATTACAGGAATTATCATGATTGGGATTTCAGCGAATGTTATGTATACCGGACTGATGAGCTTGCTTGGTAAAACAAAGATGGACGTTCCACAGCCAATTACATTAGTTGGTGCCGGAATTGCGACCGTTATTATGCTAGTTGTCTGGTGGTTTAATCGAGCCGGTGGACGGAAATTGCAAAATGCCGCTTTAACAGCTGCTGCGCAAGATAGTTTGAGTGATGCGTTAACAAGTGTTGGGACATTTATAGCTATCGCTGGGGCGCTCTTGTTTAAAGTTGTTTGGCTTGATGGAGTTGCCAGTATCGCAGTCGGTATTTTTATATTAACTTCGGGAATTAAAATTTTTCGTGAGAGCAGTTTGAATTTAGCTGATTACTTTGATCCTAAAGTTGAAGAGCAGTTCAAGCAGGCGATTGAAAAGTATCCGGAAGTGGTACGAGTGGTCGATTTGAATGCTAGTTACAATGGCAATATGGTGACTTTAGATGTGACTATTGCCGTCAATGCTCATATGGAAGTTAAAGATAGTTATCGTTTGGGGGAGAGAATTGAGGCTCAAATGAGACGCCAGTTTGGGATTGTTGATACTGATGTTATGGCAGTTCCCGCTTTGATAAAATAA
- the efp gene encoding elongation factor P: protein MAISVNDFKNGLTIEVKDSIWRVIEFQHVKPGKGSAFVRSKLKNLRTGAVQEMTFRSTAKVEKATIENKKMQYLYADGENHVFMDTTTYEQLTIPAEQIQNQLKYLKENMEVTIMMYNGETLGVDVPNTVDLKVVATEASIKGDTQSGGSKPATMETGLVVQVPFFVNEDDMLTINTQDGTYISRAN from the coding sequence ATGGCTATTTCAGTAAATGATTTTAAAAATGGTTTAACAATCGAGGTTAAGGACAGCATTTGGCGTGTTATCGAATTCCAACACGTTAAACCAGGTAAGGGTAGTGCCTTTGTACGTTCAAAGTTAAAGAACTTGAGAACTGGTGCTGTTCAAGAAATGACTTTCAGATCAACTGCTAAAGTTGAGAAAGCTACTATTGAAAACAAAAAGATGCAATATCTATACGCTGATGGTGAAAACCACGTCTTCATGGATACTACAACTTACGAGCAACTAACTATTCCTGCAGAACAAATTCAAAACCAATTGAAGTACTTGAAGGAAAACATGGAAGTTACTATCATGATGTACAACGGTGAAACACTTGGTGTTGATGTACCTAACACAGTTGACCTTAAAGTTGTTGCTACAGAAGCTTCAATCAAGGGTGATACACAATCAGGTGGTTCAAAACCAGCTACAATGGAAACAGGCTTAGTAGTACAAGTACCATTCTTCGTTAATGAAGATGATATGTTAACTATTAACACACAAGATGGTACTTATATTTCACGTGCTAATTAA
- a CDS encoding carboxylesterase family protein — MKKIMKTTTGTYHGVMDHNHVDFLGVPFGYGRRFKRAEEFSMAKFGTNEVNKMHYAVHQSVQPMQDDALNQDDKISFGENCLNLDICTPDVDGKFPIVIEFYGGGFLRGGNYSKQMSWLDHQSVVHVVPNYRLGLFGWGVVEGGDTNVGLSDQLMAIQWVLDNAQSFGGDVTNITLAGLSAGAKSIGALMASNSMIPDRVQKVMLFSGGVQTIRDLETAQKVSERICQVNKIKSSKDLFNLTDDGLQLVQKRAIDQHIATNWFGPVVDDDLISENWSEKLLQRLERTHFKSIISAGNNELESYKDMGINHLENDVLTDLFGENSEILKKNLLPETYSKNDFVKMLGTAMYRLPARRLAGLLARVPDAEVYCNSTTVFDGQHGGIIRYLNTPAAELNIDYRKNQQYLLNLLLDFVVSGKPYEEEIKYEWPLFDDDRLVMELDSDDLKSISVINQRYSENLPWQSYKL, encoded by the coding sequence ATGAAGAAGATAATGAAAACAACTACAGGTACTTATCATGGCGTGATGGATCATAATCATGTCGACTTTTTAGGTGTTCCTTTTGGTTATGGACGCCGTTTCAAACGAGCTGAGGAATTTTCGATGGCAAAATTTGGAACAAACGAAGTTAATAAAATGCACTATGCGGTTCATCAGAGTGTCCAACCAATGCAAGATGATGCGCTTAATCAAGATGATAAAATCAGTTTTGGTGAAAATTGTTTAAATCTAGATATTTGTACCCCTGATGTGGATGGTAAATTTCCAATCGTTATTGAGTTTTACGGCGGTGGATTTTTACGAGGCGGTAATTATAGTAAACAGATGTCGTGGCTGGATCATCAGTCGGTCGTTCATGTCGTGCCTAATTATCGATTAGGATTATTCGGCTGGGGTGTCGTTGAAGGTGGCGATACCAACGTTGGATTGTCTGATCAATTGATGGCAATTCAGTGGGTATTGGACAATGCTCAAAGTTTTGGTGGCGATGTCACAAATATTACTTTGGCTGGTCTGTCAGCTGGTGCTAAGTCAATCGGGGCTTTAATGGCATCTAATTCGATGATTCCTGACCGTGTCCAAAAAGTCATGTTATTTTCTGGCGGTGTTCAGACAATCCGGGACTTGGAAACAGCACAAAAAGTTTCTGAAAGGATTTGTCAGGTAAATAAGATTAAATCATCCAAGGATTTATTTAATTTAACTGATGATGGTTTACAGCTAGTTCAAAAGCGGGCAATTGATCAACACATTGCCACAAATTGGTTTGGACCAGTCGTTGATGATGATTTGATTTCTGAGAATTGGTCTGAAAAATTGTTACAACGTTTGGAGAGAACTCATTTCAAGTCAATTATTTCTGCTGGAAACAATGAATTAGAAAGCTATAAAGATATGGGAATCAATCACTTGGAAAATGATGTCTTAACGGACCTTTTCGGTGAAAATAGTGAAATTTTGAAGAAGAATCTTTTACCAGAAACTTATTCGAAAAATGATTTTGTAAAAATGTTGGGTACTGCCATGTATCGTTTGCCAGCTAGAAGACTTGCTGGACTATTGGCTAGGGTTCCTGACGCTGAAGTGTATTGTAATTCCACAACGGTTTTTGACGGCCAACATGGCGGTATAATCCGTTATTTGAACACGCCGGCAGCTGAATTGAATATTGATTATCGTAAGAATCAACAGTATTTACTAAATCTACTATTGGATTTTGTGGTCAGTGGCAAGCCTTACGAAGAGGAAATCAAATACGAGTGGCCACTGTTTGACGATGACCGTTTAGTTATGGAGCTTGATTCCGACGATTTGAAGAGTATCTCTGTTATCAATCAGCGTTACTCGGAGAATCTACCATGGCAATCATATAAGTTATAA